From the genome of Bordetella sp. H567, one region includes:
- a CDS encoding cupin domain-containing protein, producing MDADRMEAARLIDRLALRPHPEGGYYRETYRAEEVVHRPARAVDRSACTAIYYLLSGDAFSAWHRIRSDEIWHFYAGGPLLVHVLDGQGGLMTHRLGNAVQDADCVFQAVVPAGCWFAAERVRADRYTLAGCTVAPGFEFSEFELADAQRLAAAYPAHKALVEKLAPRAP from the coding sequence ATGGACGCCGATCGCATGGAAGCGGCGCGCCTGATCGACCGACTGGCCCTGCGGCCGCACCCCGAAGGCGGGTATTACCGCGAGACCTATCGCGCGGAAGAAGTCGTGCATCGTCCGGCGCGGGCGGTCGACCGGTCCGCATGCACGGCGATCTATTACCTGCTCAGCGGCGATGCCTTTTCCGCCTGGCACCGCATTCGTTCGGATGAAATCTGGCACTTCTATGCCGGCGGGCCATTGCTGGTGCATGTGCTGGATGGGCAGGGCGGCTTGATGACGCATCGGCTGGGCAATGCCGTCCAGGACGCGGATTGCGTGTTCCAGGCCGTCGTGCCGGCCGGCTGCTGGTTCGCTGCCGAGCGCGTCCGCGCGGACCGCTACACGCTGGCCGGCTGCACGGTCGCGCCGGGTTTCGAATTCAGCGAATTCGAACTCGCCGATGCGCAGCGGCTGGCCGCGGCATATCCCGCGCACAAGGCCCTGGTGGAGAAGCTGGCGCCACGCGCGCCTTGA
- a CDS encoding lytic murein transglycosylase — MPTHRSTRSSSRFRFPLSSRRAPRWLPVAILVGAGIAGCARPGTSASAQDMTPGVAAPQPQTAPAGAAAPAYVPMARPMSSTAGTPDEQDRDPAQCLATLRASAPANGISVADFDRYTQDTRLLAVTVAAAKAQPEGQETWWDYIAKTVDDQRVADGRTVLAKSHDALAAIDDRYQIDSEPLVAIFGIETNYGSQLGKVDVLNAWLTRACTEQKPLWVKNVYASVRLLRDGTVTRDRFIGSWSGAFGMTQFIPTSFYELAADGDGDGRIDLYGSLPDALASTANHLLKRKATWTRGMPAVIEVRLPASMAATLPPSPDNEIMNRDDRRPLSLWSDAGVTRADGTPLSAVPMSLPWESVQAYLFAPTGSQGPAFLATRNFDAILHYNQSHKYALAVSLLTNRLKGGPGLIAAWPTDDPGLSRAQIKELQGLLAARGHDIGTPDGIPGSKTRQAVAEEQQRLGLPQDGRVGYKVYSALQNSR; from the coding sequence ATGCCCACGCATCGCTCGACCCGTTCGTCCTCCAGGTTCCGTTTCCCTCTTTCGTCCCGCCGGGCGCCGCGCTGGCTGCCGGTGGCCATACTCGTCGGCGCCGGCATCGCGGGGTGTGCGCGGCCCGGGACCAGCGCGTCCGCGCAGGACATGACGCCCGGCGTCGCCGCCCCGCAGCCGCAGACGGCCCCGGCCGGCGCCGCGGCGCCGGCGTATGTGCCCATGGCACGCCCGATGTCGTCCACCGCCGGCACGCCGGACGAGCAGGACCGCGACCCCGCCCAGTGCTTGGCGACCTTGCGCGCATCCGCTCCGGCCAACGGCATCAGCGTGGCGGACTTCGACCGCTACACCCAGGACACGCGACTGCTGGCCGTCACCGTGGCGGCGGCCAAGGCACAGCCCGAAGGCCAGGAGACCTGGTGGGACTACATCGCCAAGACCGTGGACGACCAGCGCGTGGCCGATGGCAGGACCGTCCTGGCCAAATCGCACGATGCGCTGGCCGCGATCGATGATCGCTACCAGATCGACAGCGAGCCCTTGGTGGCGATCTTCGGCATCGAGACGAACTACGGTTCGCAGCTGGGCAAGGTGGACGTGCTCAATGCGTGGCTGACCCGCGCCTGCACCGAGCAAAAGCCCTTGTGGGTGAAGAACGTGTATGCGTCGGTGCGGCTGCTGCGCGACGGCACCGTCACGCGCGACCGCTTCATCGGCTCGTGGAGCGGGGCGTTCGGCATGACGCAATTCATCCCGACGTCCTTCTACGAATTGGCCGCCGACGGCGACGGCGACGGCCGGATCGACTTGTATGGTTCGCTGCCCGATGCGCTGGCGTCCACGGCGAATCACCTGCTCAAGCGCAAGGCGACCTGGACGCGCGGCATGCCGGCCGTCATCGAGGTGCGCCTGCCCGCGTCGATGGCCGCGACGCTGCCCCCGTCGCCCGATAACGAAATCATGAACCGCGACGACCGCCGTCCACTGTCGCTATGGAGCGATGCGGGCGTGACACGCGCGGACGGAACGCCGCTGTCCGCCGTTCCGATGTCGCTGCCCTGGGAGTCCGTGCAGGCCTATCTGTTCGCGCCCACGGGGTCGCAAGGGCCGGCCTTTCTTGCGACGCGCAATTTCGATGCGATCCTGCACTACAACCAATCGCACAAGTATGCGCTGGCGGTCAGCCTGCTGACCAACCGGCTGAAGGGCGGCCCCGGACTCATCGCGGCCTGGCCGACGGACGACCCGGGGTTGTCGCGCGCGCAGATCAAGGAACTACAGGGCCTGCTGGCCGCGCGCGGCCATGACATCGGCACGCCGGACGGCATCCCCG